One Streptomyces sp. SAI-135 DNA segment encodes these proteins:
- a CDS encoding L,D-transpeptidase family protein, with protein sequence MITRRTHVTLLAASLLLTGCGGGAVAGTQTAPTPSLAPARATPSPEISVEVAPQQIPGLGPRTRAGIPAGARQAVVVTGRGRDSPLSTVVLYERTEAGWRAGASWPAHNALKGWSDHHLAGDLRSPIGVYTLTDAGGLLKNPGTKLPYDRGVGFTAPGTGFEGEPLAGSFDYVIAINYNRRPGTSPLDWTRPLGAGRGGGIWLHVDHGGPTHGCVSIAEKHMKELLLALDPDLHPVVVMGDAKSLHR encoded by the coding sequence ATGATCACACGCAGAACCCATGTCACCCTGCTCGCCGCGTCCCTGCTGCTCACGGGATGCGGCGGCGGTGCCGTGGCCGGCACGCAGACCGCGCCCACGCCGTCCCTGGCGCCTGCCAGGGCCACTCCCTCGCCGGAAATCTCCGTCGAGGTCGCGCCCCAGCAGATACCCGGCCTCGGCCCGAGGACCCGGGCGGGCATCCCGGCCGGCGCCCGGCAGGCCGTCGTGGTCACCGGGCGGGGCCGCGACTCGCCGCTGTCCACGGTGGTGCTGTACGAGCGCACGGAGGCCGGCTGGCGGGCCGGCGCGAGCTGGCCCGCGCACAACGCCCTCAAGGGCTGGAGCGACCACCACTTGGCCGGAGACCTGCGGTCACCGATCGGCGTGTACACCCTCACCGACGCCGGGGGACTGCTGAAGAATCCCGGCACGAAGCTGCCGTACGACCGCGGTGTCGGTTTCACCGCACCCGGCACCGGCTTCGAGGGCGAGCCGCTGGCCGGGTCCTTCGACTACGTGATCGCCATCAACTACAACCGCCGGCCGGGTACCTCACCGCTGGACTGGACACGGCCGCTGGGCGCCGGGCGGGGCGGCGGGATATGGCTGCACGTCGACCACGGCGGCCCCACCCACGGCTGTGTGAGCATCGCGGAGAAGCACATGAAGGAGCTGCTCCTCGCCCTGGACCCGGACCTGCACCCCGTCGTCGTCATGGGCGACGCGAAGTCCCTGCACCGCTGA
- a CDS encoding M1 family metallopeptidase: MPKAVRRTFVLVTTPLALTAVLGAAAPSPTGSSGAGDPYFPLAGNGGYHVGHYDLTLRYDPAGRHLDGKAVLTARATQRLTRFDLDFKGLTVTGLTVGRAKAGFRRSGQELVVTPQRALRKGERFTITVTYQGKPAPVTDPDGSLDGWIPTDDGAFVAGEPQGAMTWFPANNHPTDKSSYDFTITVPQGRTAVANGVLLSRHTTHGRTTFRWRQSEPMAAYLATATVGKFTVEQFTTRNGIRVYNAVDSREAAAAAPVLRKLPSVLEWESKLFGPYPFRAAGSIVDHAPNVGYALETQSRPVYDRAPDLSTLVHENAHQWFGDSVSLTSWKDIWLNEGFATYAEWLYAEQHGGDSAQKTFDELYAKPASDGLWEFPPGNPGSGANIFGTPVYARGAMTLHALRTAVGDRAFFLVLRAWASGHRYGHGTTAQFERLAERVSGKDLDGLFRTWLDTPGKPNRP, translated from the coding sequence GTGCCGAAGGCCGTCAGACGCACCTTCGTCCTCGTCACCACCCCCCTCGCACTCACCGCTGTGCTGGGGGCCGCGGCGCCTTCGCCGACGGGCTCCTCCGGAGCCGGCGACCCCTACTTCCCGCTCGCCGGGAACGGCGGATACCACGTCGGCCACTACGACCTGACACTCCGTTACGACCCCGCCGGCCGTCACCTCGACGGCAAGGCGGTCCTCACCGCCCGTGCCACCCAGCGTCTGACCCGCTTCGACCTCGACTTCAAGGGCCTGACCGTCACGGGCCTGACGGTCGGTCGTGCCAAGGCCGGATTCCGCCGCTCCGGACAGGAACTCGTCGTCACCCCCCAGCGCGCCCTGCGCAAGGGGGAACGATTCACCATCACCGTGACCTACCAGGGGAAGCCCGCCCCCGTCACCGACCCGGACGGCTCGCTCGACGGCTGGATCCCCACCGACGACGGAGCCTTCGTCGCCGGGGAACCGCAGGGCGCGATGACCTGGTTCCCGGCGAACAACCACCCCACGGACAAGTCGTCGTACGACTTCACGATCACCGTCCCCCAGGGACGCACCGCCGTCGCCAACGGCGTCCTCCTCTCCCGGCACACCACGCACGGCAGGACGACGTTCCGCTGGCGCCAGAGCGAGCCCATGGCCGCCTACCTGGCCACCGCGACCGTCGGCAAGTTCACGGTGGAGCAGTTCACCACCAGGAACGGGATCCGCGTCTACAACGCCGTCGACTCGCGCGAGGCCGCCGCCGCGGCACCCGTGCTCAGGAAGCTGCCCTCCGTCCTGGAATGGGAGAGCAAGCTGTTCGGGCCCTACCCCTTCCGTGCCGCCGGATCGATCGTGGACCACGCCCCGAACGTCGGCTACGCGCTGGAGACCCAGAGCCGTCCGGTCTACGACCGCGCGCCCGACCTGAGCACCCTCGTCCACGAGAACGCCCACCAGTGGTTCGGCGACTCCGTCTCGCTCACCTCCTGGAAGGACATCTGGCTCAACGAGGGCTTCGCGACCTACGCCGAGTGGCTCTACGCCGAGCAGCACGGCGGCGACAGCGCGCAGAAGACCTTCGACGAGCTCTACGCGAAACCCGCGAGCGACGGCCTGTGGGAGTTCCCGCCCGGCAACCCCGGCAGCGGCGCCAACATCTTCGGCACCCCCGTCTACGCCCGTGGCGCGATGACCCTGCACGCCCTGCGCACGGCCGTCGGCGACCGGGCGTTCTTCCTGGTGCTGCGCGCCTGGGCGTCCGGGCACCGCTACGGCCACGGGACCACCGCCCAGTTCGAGCGCCTCGCGGAACGGGTGTCCGGGAAGGACCTGGACGGCCTGTTCCGGACCTGGCTCGACACCCCGGGCAAGCCGAACCGGCCCTAG
- a CDS encoding DUF488 family protein has protein sequence MSVRIRRVYEPPEPADGVRVLVDRLWPRGLSKESARVDEWPKALTPSTELRRWYHAGEGSYEEFAERYEAELADPAAVELLDRVRELARKGDVTLLTASKTPEQSHATVLVRLLES, from the coding sequence GTGAGCGTGCGCATCCGCCGTGTCTACGAACCGCCCGAGCCCGCGGACGGCGTCCGCGTCCTGGTCGACCGGCTGTGGCCGCGCGGTCTGTCGAAGGAGTCGGCCCGTGTGGACGAGTGGCCGAAGGCACTCACCCCGTCGACCGAGCTGCGCCGCTGGTACCACGCGGGCGAGGGCTCGTACGAGGAGTTCGCCGAGCGCTACGAGGCGGAGCTGGCCGATCCCGCAGCCGTCGAACTCCTGGATCGAGTACGGGAGTTGGCACGCAAAGGTGACGTGACCCTGCTGACCGCGTCCAAGACGCCGGAGCAGAGCCACGCCACCGTGCTGGTGCGCCTGCTGGAGTCCTAG
- a CDS encoding FAD-binding dehydrogenase: protein MDADVIVVGAGLAGLVAAHELTSRGRRVALVDQENAANLGGQAFWSFGGLFLVDSPEQRRLGIKDSFDLAWNDWQGSAQFDRVEDEDSWAVRWARAYVEFAAGEKRSWLEGHGIKFLPTVGWAERGDLTAHGHGNSVPRFHVAWGTGTGVVEPFVGYAKQAAREGLLTFYHRHQVDALVVEDGTARGVRGTVLAEDTSARGVASNRDRIGDFELTAQAVVVTTGGIGANHDIVRRYWPERLGTPPAEMVTGVPAYVDGRMLDISADAGVRLVNRDRMWHYTEGIQNWDPIWPGHGIRILPGPSSMWFDALGRRLPEPCLPGYDTLSTLRHLRTTEDIAEHGHSWFVLTQKIIEKEFALSGSEQNPDITAKDRAGFLKERILGKGAPGPVEAFLREGADFVTAPTVEQLVEKMNALTDKALLDAASIRRQIEARDLQIANSYSKDAQVQGIRNARRYIGDRLGRVATPHRILDPAAGPLIGVKLHILTRKTLGGIQTDLDSRALGADGKPLEGLYAAGEVAGFGGGGVHGYNALEGTFLGGCLFSGRAAGRAAAQQVG, encoded by the coding sequence ATGGATGCCGACGTCATCGTCGTCGGAGCGGGACTCGCGGGCCTGGTCGCCGCGCACGAGCTCACCAGCCGCGGCAGGAGGGTCGCCCTGGTCGACCAGGAGAACGCCGCCAACCTCGGAGGGCAGGCCTTCTGGTCCTTCGGCGGGCTCTTCCTCGTCGACTCCCCGGAGCAGCGCCGCCTCGGCATCAAGGACTCCTTCGACCTCGCCTGGAACGACTGGCAGGGCAGCGCGCAGTTCGACCGCGTCGAGGACGAGGACTCCTGGGCGGTGCGCTGGGCGCGCGCCTACGTCGAGTTCGCGGCGGGGGAGAAGCGGTCCTGGCTGGAGGGGCACGGCATCAAGTTCCTGCCCACCGTCGGCTGGGCCGAGCGCGGCGACCTCACCGCCCACGGCCACGGCAACTCCGTGCCCCGCTTCCATGTCGCCTGGGGCACCGGCACCGGGGTGGTCGAACCGTTCGTCGGTTACGCCAAACAGGCCGCGCGCGAGGGACTGCTGACCTTCTACCACCGCCACCAGGTGGACGCGCTCGTCGTCGAGGACGGCACCGCGCGGGGTGTGCGCGGGACCGTCCTCGCCGAGGACACCTCCGCGCGCGGGGTCGCCTCCAACCGCGACCGGATCGGTGACTTCGAACTCACCGCCCAGGCCGTCGTCGTCACCACCGGCGGCATCGGCGCCAACCACGACATCGTCCGCCGCTACTGGCCCGAGCGGCTCGGCACCCCGCCCGCCGAGATGGTCACCGGCGTCCCCGCCTACGTCGACGGCCGGATGCTCGACATCAGCGCGGACGCGGGTGTCCGCCTGGTCAACCGCGACCGTATGTGGCACTACACCGAGGGCATCCAGAACTGGGACCCGATCTGGCCCGGCCACGGCATCCGCATCCTGCCCGGGCCGTCCTCGATGTGGTTCGACGCCCTGGGCCGCAGGCTGCCGGAGCCTTGTCTGCCCGGCTACGACACCCTCAGCACCCTCAGGCACCTGCGCACCACCGAGGACATCGCCGAGCACGGCCACTCCTGGTTCGTCCTCACCCAGAAGATCATCGAGAAGGAGTTCGCGCTCTCCGGCTCCGAGCAGAACCCCGACATCACCGCCAAGGACCGCGCGGGCTTCCTCAAGGAGCGCATCCTCGGCAAGGGCGCCCCGGGACCGGTGGAGGCCTTCCTGCGCGAGGGCGCCGACTTCGTGACCGCTCCCACCGTCGAGCAGCTGGTCGAGAAGATGAACGCCCTGACGGACAAGGCCCTTCTGGACGCCGCCTCGATCCGCCGCCAGATCGAGGCCCGCGACCTCCAGATCGCCAACTCTTACAGCAAGGACGCCCAGGTGCAGGGCATCCGCAACGCCCGCCGCTACATCGGCGACCGCCTCGGCCGGGTCGCCACGCCGCACCGCATCCTCGACCCGGCCGCCGGCCCCCTGATCGGCGTCAAGCTGCACATCCTGACCCGCAAGACCCTCGGCGGCATCCAGACCGACCTCGACTCCCGCGCCCTGGGTGCCGACGGCAAGCCCCTCGAAGGGCTCTACGCGGCGGGCGAGGTCGCCGGCTTCGGGGGTGGCGGCGTGCACGGCTACAACGCGCTCGAGGGCACCTTCCTCGGCGGCTGCCTCTTCTCCGGACGCGCGGCGGGGCGGGCGGCGGCGCAGCAGGTCGGCTAG